A window of the Streptomyces finlayi genome harbors these coding sequences:
- a CDS encoding ribonuclease J, whose amino-acid sequence MSHPHPELKTAPPLPKGGLRVVALGGLGEIGRNMTVFEYAGKLLIVDCGVLFPEENQPGVDVILPDFTSIRDRLDDIVAVVLTHGHEDHIGGVPYLLRERADIPVVGSKLTLAFLEAKLKEHGIRPRTVRVREDDRRSFGPFECEFIAVNHSIPDGLAVAIRTGAGLVLHTGDFKMDQFPLDDRITDLRAFARLGEEGVDLFLTDSTNAEVPGFTTSERELNPAIEQVLRTAPRRVIVSSFASHVHRIQQVLDAAHQHGRKVAFVGRSMVRNMGIARELGYLKIPSGLVVSTKELEKLPDHKITLICTGSQGEPMAALSRMANRDHVIRIGKGDTVLLASSLIPGNENAIYRVINGLTRWGANVVHKGNAKVHVSGHASAGELVYCYNIVKPRNVMPVHGEWRHLRANGDLAIRTGVDPDRVILAEDGVVVDLVKGRASITGKVPAGNVYVDGMTVGGATEASLKDRVTLAEEGVVTVVAIVDSGTGALAEPPDFLARGFVHDDTTFEPVIPVIEKTLAKAASEGVGDAHQLEQLIARAVASWAFRTHRRKPLIIPVVIDA is encoded by the coding sequence ATGAGTCATCCCCATCCAGAGCTGAAAACTGCCCCGCCGTTGCCCAAGGGAGGCCTCAGGGTCGTCGCCCTCGGTGGCCTGGGTGAGATCGGCCGTAACATGACGGTCTTCGAGTACGCGGGCAAATTGCTGATTGTCGACTGCGGAGTGCTGTTCCCCGAGGAGAACCAGCCCGGGGTCGATGTCATCCTTCCCGACTTCACCTCCATCCGGGACCGCCTGGACGACATCGTCGCCGTCGTGCTGACGCACGGCCACGAGGACCACATCGGCGGCGTGCCCTACCTGCTGCGTGAGCGGGCGGACATTCCGGTCGTCGGCTCGAAGCTGACGCTGGCGTTCCTGGAGGCCAAGCTCAAGGAGCACGGCATCAGGCCGCGCACGGTCCGGGTGCGTGAAGACGACCGGCGGAGCTTCGGACCCTTCGAGTGCGAGTTCATCGCGGTCAACCACTCCATCCCTGACGGGCTCGCGGTCGCGATCCGTACCGGCGCGGGCCTGGTCCTGCACACCGGTGACTTCAAGATGGACCAGTTCCCGCTGGACGACCGCATCACCGACCTGCGCGCCTTCGCCCGGCTCGGCGAGGAGGGGGTCGACCTGTTCCTCACCGACTCGACCAACGCCGAGGTGCCGGGCTTCACCACATCCGAGCGCGAGCTGAACCCCGCCATCGAACAGGTCCTGCGCACCGCGCCACGCCGGGTCATCGTGTCCAGTTTCGCCAGCCACGTGCACCGTATCCAGCAGGTGCTGGACGCCGCTCACCAGCACGGACGCAAGGTCGCGTTCGTGGGCCGGTCGATGGTCCGCAACATGGGCATCGCCCGGGAGCTGGGCTATCTCAAGATTCCGTCCGGTCTGGTGGTCAGCACCAAGGAGCTCGAGAAGCTGCCGGACCACAAGATCACCCTGATCTGCACCGGCTCGCAGGGCGAGCCCATGGCCGCCCTCTCCCGCATGGCCAACCGCGACCACGTGATCCGCATCGGCAAGGGCGACACCGTCCTGCTCGCCAGCTCCCTGATCCCCGGCAACGAGAACGCGATCTACCGGGTGATCAACGGGCTGACGCGATGGGGTGCCAACGTCGTCCACAAGGGCAACGCGAAGGTGCATGTCTCCGGGCACGCCAGCGCGGGTGAGCTCGTCTACTGCTACAACATCGTCAAGCCCCGCAACGTCATGCCGGTGCACGGCGAGTGGCGCCACCTGCGCGCCAACGGTGACCTGGCCATCCGTACCGGCGTCGACCCCGACCGGGTCATCCTCGCCGAGGACGGAGTCGTCGTCGACCTCGTCAAGGGACGTGCGTCGATCACCGGCAAGGTGCCCGCGGGCAACGTCTACGTGGACGGCATGACCGTCGGCGGTGCCACCGAAGCCTCCCTCAAGGACCGCGTCACCCTCGCCGAGGAAGGCGTCGTCACCGTCGTGGCGATCGTCGACTCCGGTACAGGCGCCCTCGCGGAGCCCCCGGACTTCCTGGCCCGGGGCTTCGTCCACGACGACACCACCTTCGAGCCGGTCATCCCGGTGATCGAGAAGACCCTGGCCAAGGCAGCTTCGGAGGGCGTCGGGGACGCGCACCAGTTGGAGCAGCTCATCGCCCGCGCCGTCGCGTCCTGGGCGTTCCGGACCCACCGCCGCAAGCCGCTCATCATCCCCGTCGTCATCGACGCGTGA
- a CDS encoding MarR family winged helix-turn-helix transcriptional regulator, with the protein MLQSENAGKTSRKPTPDELEVAGLVPLLEPFFRGSVVRDLMPEPLRDAMEAHGLTPRHGAVLPQLLAGQPLTVSEIARRLQVSLSTASELVGALSRAGIVDRAEDPTNRRRVLVSLAEEHRLPLEAFILRRTEPLLRALEGLSPDEKAGFLTGLTAWVREVQK; encoded by the coding sequence ATGCTACAGAGCGAGAACGCCGGGAAGACGTCACGGAAGCCGACCCCGGATGAGCTTGAGGTCGCCGGTCTCGTACCGCTGCTGGAGCCCTTCTTTCGCGGTTCGGTCGTACGCGATCTGATGCCGGAGCCCTTGCGAGACGCCATGGAAGCGCATGGCCTGACGCCTCGCCACGGCGCCGTACTGCCCCAGTTGCTGGCCGGACAGCCGCTGACCGTCAGCGAGATCGCCCGACGGCTTCAGGTGTCACTGTCCACCGCCAGCGAACTGGTCGGAGCTCTGAGCCGGGCCGGCATCGTGGATCGGGCCGAGGATCCGACGAACCGCCGCCGCGTCCTGGTGTCCCTGGCCGAGGAACACCGCCTGCCGCTCGAAGCCTTCATCCTTCGGCGGACCGAGCCGCTGCTACGCGCGCTGGAGGGGCTGTCGCCCGACGAGAAGGCGGGATTCCTGACCGGGCTCACGGCCTGGGTCCGCGAAGTGCAGAAGTGA
- a CDS encoding LysR family transcriptional regulator — MDQSELHSFLVLTEELHFGRTADRLRLSRARVSQLIQRLERRVGAPLFTRTSRRVALTPLGIRLRDDLQPHYRGIEDALARAVTAARAVEGVLHVGFSTPLAGEMVMKATERLRVTHPELVVEVCEVPLCDPYGMLRRGEYDMQLTDFPSHEDDLTRGPTLLTEGRVLAVATGHRLAGRSRVTLDDLAGVPLLTVAGDLPDYWLEHQVPTRTPSGLPIGRGPSVTNFQEALTLVAGGQGALLAGAHVALYHGRPSISYVPVEEGTPLGYGLMWRSGGSNRAIELFGRTAHEVARGMVPADGVATGARR, encoded by the coding sequence GTGGACCAGAGCGAGCTCCACTCCTTTCTCGTGCTCACCGAGGAACTGCACTTCGGCCGCACCGCCGACCGTCTGCGTCTCTCCCGTGCCCGGGTGAGCCAGCTCATCCAGAGGCTGGAGCGCCGCGTGGGAGCTCCCCTGTTCACGCGAACGAGCCGACGCGTGGCCCTCACCCCTCTCGGCATCCGGCTCCGTGACGATCTCCAGCCGCACTACCGCGGGATCGAGGACGCCCTGGCGCGCGCGGTGACCGCCGCGCGCGCGGTCGAGGGGGTGCTGCACGTCGGCTTCTCGACACCGCTGGCGGGAGAGATGGTGATGAAAGCGACCGAACGGCTGCGCGTCACCCACCCCGAACTCGTCGTCGAGGTGTGCGAGGTGCCCCTCTGCGACCCGTACGGAATGCTGCGCCGGGGCGAGTACGACATGCAGCTGACGGACTTTCCCAGCCACGAGGACGACCTGACGCGCGGCCCCACGCTCCTCACCGAAGGCAGGGTGCTGGCCGTCGCGACGGGACACCGCCTGGCCGGACGGAGCAGGGTGACCCTCGACGATCTGGCCGGTGTGCCGTTGCTGACCGTCGCGGGTGATCTTCCGGACTACTGGCTGGAGCATCAGGTGCCGACGCGCACGCCCAGCGGCCTGCCGATCGGACGGGGCCCGTCCGTCACCAATTTCCAGGAGGCGCTGACGCTCGTCGCCGGAGGGCAGGGAGCCTTGCTGGCGGGAGCACATGTGGCGCTCTACCACGGGCGTCCCAGCATTTCCTACGTTCCGGTGGAGGAGGGCACTCCGCTCGGGTACGGCCTGATGTGGCGGTCCGGCGGCAGCAACCGGGCCATCGAGCTCTTCGGTCGCACGGCTCACGAGGTCGCACGCGGCATGGTGCCGGCCGATGGTGTGGCGACGGGGGCCCGGCGGTAG
- a CDS encoding alpha/beta fold hydrolase yields MDVRKRNRVRVTGREGGPVVMLAHGFGCDQNLWRLVAPALEERFQVVLFDHVGAGRSDASAWSPERYSTLDGYAQDVIGLCRELGLGPVTFVGHSVSSMIGVLAAVQEPALFEKLVLLTPSPSYIDDGNYRGGFSEQDIDELLESLDSNYLGWSATMAPVIMGNPERPELGEELTNSFCRTDPEIARVFARATFLSDNRADLPKVTVPTLIAESARDTIAPREVGAFVHAQIPGSELVTLDSTGHCPQLSAPEETAEAIIAFVQEP; encoded by the coding sequence GTGGACGTGCGCAAGAGAAATCGGGTACGGGTGACAGGCCGGGAGGGCGGCCCGGTGGTGATGCTCGCCCACGGGTTCGGTTGCGATCAGAATCTCTGGCGTCTTGTCGCGCCCGCGCTGGAGGAGCGCTTCCAGGTGGTTCTGTTCGATCATGTGGGGGCGGGGCGTTCCGATGCGTCGGCCTGGAGCCCCGAGCGGTACTCCACCCTGGACGGCTATGCGCAGGACGTCATCGGCCTCTGCCGGGAGCTCGGCCTCGGGCCCGTGACTTTCGTCGGGCATTCGGTCAGTTCCATGATCGGTGTGCTGGCCGCCGTGCAGGAGCCCGCACTCTTCGAGAAGCTGGTCCTCCTCACCCCCTCGCCGTCGTACATCGACGACGGTAACTACCGGGGCGGATTCAGCGAGCAGGACATCGACGAACTGCTCGAGTCACTGGACAGCAACTATCTGGGCTGGTCGGCGACCATGGCACCGGTGATCATGGGAAACCCGGAGCGCCCCGAACTAGGGGAGGAGCTGACCAACAGCTTCTGCCGAACGGACCCGGAGATCGCCCGGGTCTTCGCGAGAGCCACCTTCCTGTCTGACAACCGGGCAGATCTCCCCAAGGTGACCGTTCCGACGCTCATCGCTGAGAGCGCGCGCGACACGATCGCCCCGCGTGAGGTGGGCGCCTTCGTCCACGCGCAGATCCCCGGCAGCGAACTGGTCACACTGGACTCGACGGGCCACTGCCCCCAGCTGAGTGCCCCCGAGGAGACTGCCGAAGCGATCATCGCCTTCGTGCAGGAGCCGTGA
- a CDS encoding alpha/beta fold hydrolase produces the protein MMHGLPCLSAGEGPPLIVLLFTPEAAVPTGVSRRLTLRMLRPFSERFTTHLLIRPPGLPPTTAMAQLAAVHAEAIRETFGGPVNVLGLSTGGSLALQLAADHPELVDRLVLGGTACTLGPVGRRAQRRYIERARQGERPSPALAEMLTRSPIGRTALGGLLWLMDGRREYHDAATMLAAEDGFDLRSRLREIKAPTLLLQGEEDIVYPLDLARQTVKGIPDARLVVYQDRSHSGTFTDKRFAADALAFLQNDQP, from the coding sequence ATGATGCACGGACTGCCCTGTCTGTCGGCTGGCGAAGGACCGCCGTTGATCGTCCTGCTCTTCACGCCGGAGGCGGCCGTCCCCACGGGCGTGAGCCGCCGGCTCACCCTGCGGATGCTGCGACCCTTCTCCGAGCGGTTCACCACTCACCTCCTCATCCGCCCGCCCGGCCTGCCGCCGACGACGGCGATGGCCCAGCTCGCCGCTGTCCACGCCGAAGCGATCCGGGAGACCTTCGGCGGCCCGGTGAACGTGCTGGGCCTGTCCACCGGTGGGTCGCTCGCCCTCCAGCTCGCCGCCGACCATCCCGAGCTGGTCGACCGCCTCGTCCTGGGCGGTACGGCCTGCACCCTCGGCCCGGTCGGCAGGCGCGCCCAGCGCCGCTACATCGAGCGCGCACGGCAAGGCGAGCGGCCGAGCCCTGCACTGGCCGAGATGCTCACCCGTTCGCCGATCGGCCGGACGGCGCTTGGGGGCCTGCTCTGGCTCATGGACGGCCGCCGCGAATACCACGACGCCGCCACCATGCTGGCCGCCGAGGACGGCTTCGACCTTCGCAGCCGATTGCGCGAGATCAAGGCGCCCACGCTGCTCCTCCAGGGCGAGGAGGACATCGTCTACCCACTCGACCTGGCCCGGCAGACCGTCAAGGGCATTCCAGACGCCCGGCTCGTCGTCTACCAGGACCGTAGCCATAGCGGAACCTTCACGGACAAACGGTTCGCCGCCGACGCCCTGGCCTTCCTGCAGAACGATCAGCCCTAG
- a CDS encoding MFS transporter, producing MRASSGLDARKWGILLVLCGAIFLEGIDVAMLNVALPSIRADLGLSTGELQWVMSAYVLGYGGFMLLGGRAADLFGRRRMFVFWLTVFLLFSGLGGFATEGWMLIVARFVTGVAAAFMTPAGLSIITTGFAEGPDRNKALLIYSGTAAGGFTIGLVAGGLLTAIGWRWVFFAPVVLSFVVLVAALVFVPRSARPERLGRRLDGAGALTVTAALVLIVLGVERAAHAGAASSVGTLAAGLAFLVAFVLIERRSPEPLVRLGIFRNGPLVRANVSAMLFAAGFFGFQFLVVLYLQELRGWTTLQTSLAMLVIGIDAVLSPTLTPRLVLRFGNAKVIFGGLALAALSYGLFLPLGADWSYGAMFPSLIILGLAFSMAYGPLTIVATEGVADEEQGLAGGLLYTAFQFGAAVGLSAVTAVSVAATRGDTPAALLDGYRTGLLVPFATAVLAAAVGAFGLRSRKDGGPTSDAGNAAAERADIPVAH from the coding sequence ATGAGAGCATCAAGCGGGCTGGACGCGCGGAAGTGGGGCATCCTGCTCGTGCTGTGCGGTGCGATCTTCCTCGAAGGCATCGACGTGGCCATGCTCAATGTGGCCCTTCCGTCGATCCGTGCCGATCTGGGGCTCTCCACGGGGGAGTTGCAGTGGGTCATGAGCGCCTACGTACTCGGTTACGGCGGCTTCATGCTGCTCGGCGGACGGGCGGCCGATCTGTTCGGGCGACGCAGGATGTTCGTGTTCTGGCTCACGGTGTTCCTGCTGTTCTCCGGCCTGGGTGGTTTCGCCACCGAAGGCTGGATGCTGATCGTCGCCCGGTTCGTCACGGGAGTGGCCGCCGCGTTCATGACCCCGGCGGGTCTCTCTATCATCACGACCGGCTTCGCCGAAGGCCCGGATCGCAACAAGGCGTTGCTCATCTACTCGGGGACCGCCGCGGGAGGCTTCACGATCGGACTGGTCGCGGGCGGACTGCTCACCGCCATCGGCTGGCGCTGGGTCTTCTTCGCACCGGTCGTACTGTCCTTCGTCGTACTCGTCGCGGCCCTCGTGTTCGTCCCCCGTTCGGCGCGTCCCGAAAGGCTGGGGAGACGCCTCGACGGGGCGGGCGCGCTCACCGTCACCGCCGCACTGGTGCTGATCGTGCTGGGGGTCGAGCGCGCGGCACACGCGGGAGCGGCTTCCAGCGTCGGCACGCTCGCTGCCGGACTGGCGTTCCTGGTGGCTTTCGTCCTCATCGAACGGCGGTCCCCCGAACCGCTGGTGCGCCTGGGGATCTTCCGCAACGGCCCCTTGGTGCGGGCGAACGTCTCCGCCATGCTGTTCGCTGCCGGCTTCTTCGGCTTCCAGTTCCTGGTGGTGCTGTACCTCCAGGAACTGCGCGGCTGGACGACGCTGCAGACGAGCCTGGCGATGCTGGTCATCGGCATCGACGCGGTCCTTTCGCCGACGCTGACTCCGCGCCTCGTCCTCCGCTTCGGCAACGCCAAGGTGATATTCGGCGGCCTCGCGCTCGCCGCCCTCTCCTACGGGCTGTTCCTCCCGCTGGGCGCCGACTGGAGTTACGGGGCGATGTTCCCGAGCCTGATCATCCTCGGGCTCGCCTTCTCCATGGCCTACGGCCCCCTCACCATCGTGGCTACCGAGGGAGTCGCGGACGAGGAGCAAGGCCTTGCGGGCGGTCTCCTCTACACGGCCTTCCAGTTCGGCGCCGCTGTCGGTCTCTCCGCCGTCACGGCCGTCAGCGTCGCAGCTACTCGCGGGGACACACCGGCCGCCCTGCTGGACGGCTACCGGACCGGCCTGCTCGTCCCGTTCGCCACGGCCGTACTCGCCGCCGCCGTAGGGGCGTTCGGCCTCAGGTCCCGAAAGGACGGTGGGCCGACCTCCGACGCGGGGAACGCCGCCGCCGAGCGCGCCGACATACCCGTCGCCCACTGA
- a CDS encoding SpoIIE family protein phosphatase, translated as MNAGSGGRRLPSRGSAGRRSAGANVRFRRSRGVLPPDRFTTRSRLAWLNSASSRIGTTLDLERTAQELAEFTVPRFADGAAVDILESVLRGDEGSRKTERGIPQMRATALCAIEELSSLEPTPVGEIFVHAKQPHETLLHRYVLQQGKPVLLSRMRDDDFIRVAPTASAAAQLRAAGVHSYLAVPLIARGLLLGSVDFVRGRGAPPFSATDLALAEQLASKAAVFIDNARLYGREREHVVSLQRSLLPRVTPATPGLLVHSEYTPAAAHHGVGGDWYDVMALPGGRTALMVGDVMGHGLPAAATMGRLRTVARTLMTLDMAPERILARLDLATRDLEDEQVSTCLCAVYDPADSSYTLASAGHLPPLLLDGQGAADLVPVPTGAPLGAGVIPYDPLRLRVPDGAHLVMYTDGLIKSRDEDVDAQLDRLRTAALSLPPGSLEKGGLVERAQATAVQFDEAVLLVTTSAALPAGDLRVWELLQDGRAASAARGLVTGQLAAWGLEELADVSELVVSELVGNALRYGNGPGELRLLCGERLVVEVSDTGPDLPQIQHASLSDEGGRGLQLINMLCRRWGSSRTGTGKVVWAEQNMPASFLAERQAMVR; from the coding sequence GTGAACGCCGGCAGTGGTGGACGGCGCCTGCCCAGTCGGGGCTCCGCCGGGCGACGCTCGGCCGGCGCGAACGTGCGGTTCCGCCGGAGCAGAGGCGTCCTGCCGCCGGACCGGTTCACCACCCGCAGCCGTCTTGCCTGGCTGAATTCCGCCAGCTCCCGCATCGGCACGACCCTGGACCTGGAGCGCACCGCACAAGAACTCGCCGAGTTCACCGTGCCCCGTTTCGCCGACGGGGCGGCCGTGGACATCCTCGAGAGCGTCCTGCGGGGTGACGAGGGCTCCCGGAAGACCGAACGCGGCATCCCGCAGATGCGGGCCACGGCGCTGTGCGCCATCGAGGAGCTCTCCAGCCTGGAGCCGACCCCGGTGGGCGAGATCTTCGTGCACGCCAAGCAGCCGCACGAGACGCTGCTCCACCGGTACGTCCTCCAGCAGGGCAAACCGGTGCTGCTGAGCAGGATGCGCGACGACGACTTCATCCGCGTCGCGCCCACCGCGAGCGCCGCCGCGCAGTTGCGTGCCGCCGGCGTGCACAGTTACCTGGCCGTGCCCTTGATCGCCCGTGGGCTGCTGCTCGGCAGCGTCGACTTCGTGCGCGGCCGCGGAGCCCCGCCGTTCTCCGCCACCGACCTGGCGCTGGCGGAGCAGCTCGCCTCCAAGGCGGCGGTCTTCATCGACAACGCGCGTCTGTACGGGCGGGAGCGCGAGCACGTCGTCTCGTTGCAGCGCTCCCTGCTGCCGCGCGTCACCCCGGCGACGCCGGGCCTACTGGTGCACTCCGAGTACACGCCCGCGGCGGCGCATCATGGCGTGGGCGGGGACTGGTACGACGTGATGGCCCTGCCCGGCGGACGGACGGCGCTGATGGTGGGCGACGTGATGGGGCACGGGCTGCCCGCCGCCGCCACCATGGGGCGCCTGCGGACGGTGGCCCGCACGCTGATGACCCTGGACATGGCCCCCGAGCGGATCCTCGCGCGGCTCGACCTGGCCACCCGCGACCTGGAGGACGAGCAGGTCTCCACCTGCCTGTGCGCGGTATACGACCCCGCCGACTCTTCCTACACGCTGGCGAGCGCCGGGCACCTGCCGCCGCTGCTCCTCGACGGGCAGGGCGCCGCCGACCTCGTCCCGGTGCCGACCGGCGCGCCGCTGGGGGCGGGCGTGATTCCGTACGACCCCCTGCGGCTGCGCGTCCCGGACGGCGCCCACCTGGTCATGTACACGGACGGCCTGATCAAGTCCCGGGACGAGGACGTGGACGCCCAGTTGGACCGGCTGCGTACGGCGGCTCTGAGCCTGCCGCCCGGGTCGCTGGAGAAGGGCGGTCTGGTGGAGCGCGCCCAGGCCACCGCCGTCCAGTTCGACGAGGCGGTGCTCCTCGTCACCACGAGCGCCGCACTCCCGGCTGGGGACCTGCGGGTGTGGGAGCTGCTGCAGGACGGCCGGGCCGCCTCGGCCGCCCGTGGTCTCGTCACCGGCCAGCTCGCCGCATGGGGCCTCGAGGAACTCGCCGACGTCTCCGAGCTCGTCGTCTCCGAACTGGTCGGCAACGCACTGCGCTACGGGAACGGCCCCGGCGAGCTGCGGCTGCTGTGCGGGGAACGCCTCGTCGTGGAGGTGTCGGACACCGGCCCCGACCTGCCCCAGATCCAGCACGCGAGCCTCAGCGACGAGGGCGGACGGGGGCTTCAGCTCATCAACATGCTGTGCCGCCGCTGGGGTTCGTCCCGCACGGGCACCGGCAAGGTGGTCTGGGCGGAACAGAACATGCCAGCCTCGTTCCTAGCTGAGCGCCAGGCCATGGTGAGGTGA
- a CDS encoding spermidine synthase: MSARFQEIDWRPTPMGDISLRRRRDPASGVDVHEVKLGDEFLMSSLFTAGEIALTRLGLAGATGDELDVVVGGLGLGYTARAALDDPRVRSLVVIDALAEVIEWHERGLVPLGSGLASDPRCRLAHGDFFAMAADSALDPQDPDRRFDAILLDVDHSPRHVLHPSHAALYRPDGLRALAGCLRPGGVFALWSNDPPDEEFMSVLRDVFTGAEAHVVEFENPLQDGTATNTVYVAL; the protein is encoded by the coding sequence ATGAGCGCGCGTTTCCAGGAGATCGACTGGCGCCCGACACCCATGGGTGACATCAGCCTGCGACGCCGGCGGGATCCGGCGTCGGGCGTCGATGTGCACGAGGTGAAGCTGGGCGACGAATTCCTGATGTCCAGCCTCTTCACGGCGGGCGAGATCGCGCTCACCCGACTCGGTCTCGCCGGGGCGACGGGTGACGAACTGGACGTCGTGGTGGGCGGGCTCGGCCTCGGCTACACCGCCCGCGCGGCCCTGGACGACCCACGCGTACGCTCGCTCGTCGTGATCGACGCTCTCGCCGAAGTGATCGAGTGGCACGAGCGGGGACTGGTGCCGCTGGGCAGTGGTCTGGCGTCCGATCCCCGCTGCCGCCTGGCCCATGGCGACTTCTTCGCGATGGCCGCGGACTCAGCCCTGGATCCGCAGGATCCGGACCGCCGGTTCGACGCGATCCTGCTGGACGTGGACCACTCGCCCCGCCATGTGCTGCATCCGAGCCACGCGGCGCTGTACCGGCCCGACGGGCTGCGGGCCCTCGCCGGCTGTCTCCGCCCCGGCGGCGTCTTCGCCCTGTGGTCGAACGACCCGCCGGACGAGGAGTTCATGTCCGTACTCCGGGACGTCTTCACCGGAGCGGAAGCCCACGTCGTGGAATTCGAGAACCCTCTGCAGGACGGGACCGCGACCAACACCGTGTACGTGGCGCTGTAG
- a CDS encoding questin oxidase family protein has product MPSISYSDALNDALERMDDLGYERGQGVDLANHGPMGAEALALLGQVDEVARWVGRYRRAMEHHEPPAAGFALDPADESSWRPALGTFRRAGDWERLFVRELAGAHWRAVLVRWWPRLLPGLFAGLTHGVIRTAHAVRGLYATGDRSTALQLKELARGLAYWAARYSELPGRPRLHGPHELPDAVATLPRVPLDDAMGPGTARRRLDTLAELPGYGESLVMLAPQQAPRLLSEMTAQFADVYLGHPEVYPVPLIHGVTAPAAIRLVLPHLPQELYEPTLARLWQVQSAFLFAFTSDRRDEGTAAWQSEIPDLPPLDELGARAAEHGDEHVIKFTEACLREYALRPDPRYPAAAFAAQRRITRLDAGGGVRGAAS; this is encoded by the coding sequence ATGCCGTCGATCAGCTACAGCGATGCGCTCAATGACGCCCTGGAACGCATGGACGACCTGGGATACGAGCGAGGACAGGGCGTGGATCTCGCCAACCACGGCCCGATGGGCGCCGAGGCGCTCGCCCTGCTCGGGCAAGTGGACGAAGTCGCCCGGTGGGTAGGTCGCTACCGGAGGGCGATGGAACACCACGAGCCTCCCGCCGCCGGCTTCGCCCTGGACCCCGCGGACGAGTCCTCGTGGCGCCCCGCCCTCGGCACCTTCCGGCGGGCCGGGGACTGGGAGCGGCTCTTCGTCCGCGAACTGGCCGGGGCGCACTGGCGCGCGGTGCTCGTGCGCTGGTGGCCCCGCCTGCTTCCAGGGCTGTTCGCAGGCCTGACCCACGGGGTCATCCGCACCGCGCACGCCGTACGCGGCCTGTACGCGACCGGCGACAGAAGCACAGCGCTCCAGCTGAAGGAACTGGCCCGCGGCCTGGCCTACTGGGCGGCCCGCTACAGCGAACTCCCCGGCCGCCCGCGACTGCACGGCCCCCACGAGCTGCCCGACGCGGTCGCCACGCTGCCCCGCGTACCGCTCGACGACGCGATGGGGCCGGGTACCGCCCGCCGGCGCCTGGACACGCTCGCCGAACTCCCCGGCTACGGCGAGTCCTTGGTAATGCTGGCCCCGCAGCAGGCACCCCGGCTGCTGAGCGAGATGACGGCCCAGTTCGCCGATGTCTATCTCGGCCACCCCGAGGTGTACCCCGTCCCGTTGATCCACGGCGTCACGGCCCCCGCCGCCATCCGCCTCGTACTCCCGCATCTACCGCAGGAGCTGTACGAGCCGACGCTGGCCCGGCTCTGGCAGGTGCAGTCGGCGTTCCTGTTCGCCTTCACCTCGGACCGGCGCGACGAGGGCACGGCGGCCTGGCAGTCGGAGATACCGGATCTGCCCCCACTGGACGAGCTGGGCGCCCGCGCCGCCGAGCACGGCGACGAGCACGTCATCAAGTTCACCGAAGCGTGCCTGCGCGAATACGCCCTGCGGCCTGACCCGCGCTATCCGGCCGCCGCCTTCGCCGCGCAGCGGCGCATCACCCGCCTCGACGCCGGCGGCGGAGTCCGCGGAGCCGCGTCATGA
- a CDS encoding bacteriocin immunity protein → MGAPDLTRDQLVELVRKIMADHGTEEEVDRLVEILEANVPHPRVLNLIYHHDMEGFTDGLTAEEVVDTALSYTPLAP, encoded by the coding sequence ATGGGCGCGCCTGACCTTACCCGCGATCAGCTCGTCGAGCTCGTTCGAAAAATTATGGCGGACCACGGGACGGAGGAGGAAGTCGATAGGCTCGTGGAGATTCTCGAAGCGAACGTTCCTCATCCTCGTGTACTCAATCTCATCTATCATCACGACATGGAAGGTTTTACGGACGGCTTGACGGCAGAAGAGGTTGTGGACACCGCCTTGTCCTATACCCCTTTGGCTCCGTAA